The following coding sequences are from one Humulus lupulus chromosome X, drHumLupu1.1, whole genome shotgun sequence window:
- the LOC133807232 gene encoding F-box protein 7, producing the protein MASDFAKSNSGELESALKLKTVQYFVTKRPWLDLYGINVRPVAPFGSVSRKPYVDPALIHRSLPDELLFEVFARTTPYDLGRASCVCRKWRHTIRNPVFWRNACLKAWQLSGVVENCKILQSKYEGSWRRMWLLRPRVRTDGLYVSRNTYIRAGVAEWKVTNPVHVVCYYRYIRFLASGRFLYKNSSQKIKDVAKYMNFRAAKAEGVFSGHYTLSDDKIEAAVLYPGTRPTVWRIRLRIRGTTDGANNRMNLLSLVTSGVNSDEVNGPDEDILGVVGTWMDDETHNPDVPAVSHKRGLTPFVFVPFEEVETSVLNLPVDKMDYFVPG; encoded by the exons ATGGCTTCAG ATTTTGCCAAATCTAATTCGGGTGAACTTGAATCGGCTTTGAAGTTGAAGACTGTTCAGTACTTCGTCACTAAAAGACCGTGGCTTG ATCTTTATGGAATCAATGTTAGACCCGTCGCTCCGTTTGGAAGTGTGAGTAGGAAACCATATGTTGATCCAGCGCTGATACACCGTAGCTTACCTGATGAGCTTCTCTTTGAG GTCTTTGCACGAACTACACCATATGACTTGGGAAGGGCTTCTTGTGTTTGCCGAAAATGGAGGCACACAATTCGTAATCCTGTGTTTTGGCGCAATGCATGCTTAAAGGCCTGGCAG CTTTCTGGAGTGGTCGAAAACTGTAAAATTTTGCAGTCAAAGTATGAGGGTTCGTGGAGAagaatgtggcttttgagaccaaggGTTCGTACTGATG GACTTTATGTAAGCAGGAACACGTACATTCGTGCTGGAGTTGCAGAATGGAAGGTCACTAATCCTGTTCATGTG GTCTGCTATTACCGTTACATCAGATTCTTAGCTTCTGGCCGATTTCTTTACAAG AATTCATctcaaaagatcaaagatgtggcAAAATACATGAACTTTCGTGCAGCCAAGGCAGAAGGTGTTTTCAGTGGTCATTACACTCTGTCAGATGATAAG ATTGAGGCTGCAGTTTTGTACCCAGGCACACGTCCTACTGTATGGAGGATCCGGTTAAG GATAAGAGGAACTACAGACGGGGCAAACAATCGGATGAATTTACTCTCACTTGTTACAAGTGGTGTGAACAGTGATGAGGTCAATGGCCCTGATGAGGATATTCTTGGAGTGGTTGGAACTTGGATGGATGATGAAACACACAACCCAGATGTGCCCGCTGTATCACACAAGAGGGGTCTCACACCCTTTGTTTTTGTTCCTTTCGAAGAG GTAGAGACTTCGGTTTTGAATCTTCCTGTGGACAAGATGGATTACTTTGTACCTGGCTGA
- the LOC133804361 gene encoding acetyltransferase At1g77540-like isoform X2: protein METTSLGGGGGGRGIPGEDPKIVWNEAQRRFETEDKKAYLEYVVREREREEDGKGKVVMELLHTFVPPSKRGLGLASHLCVAAFNHAKSRSLAIIPTCTYISDTFLPRNPSWNSLVYLEDIKAIIRNSSM, encoded by the exons atggaaaCGACGAGcttaggaggaggaggaggaggaagaggaattCCGGGGGAGGATCCAAAGATAGTGTGGAACGAGGCCCAGCGGAGGTTCGAGACGGAGGATAAGAAGGCGTATTTAGAGTACgtggtgagagagagagagagggaggaggATGGTAAAGGTAAAGTAGTGATGGAGTTGCTCCACACCTTCGTCCCTCCTTCCAAGAGAGGCTTGGGTCTGGCTTCTCACCTCTGTGTTGCTGCCTTCAATCACGCCAAATCCCGCTCCCTTGCCATCATCCCCACTTGCACTTACATCTCC GACACTTTTCTTCCAAGGAACCCTTCTTGGAATTCTCTCGTGTATTTGGAAGATATCAAAGCAATTATCAGGAACAGTAGTATGTGA
- the LOC133804361 gene encoding acetyltransferase At1g77540-like isoform X1, which translates to METTSLGGGGGGRGIPGEDPKIVWNEAQRRFETEDKKAYLEYVVREREREEDGKGKVVMELLHTFVPPSKRGLGLASHLCVAAFNHAKSRSLAIIPTCTYISVSISSLLFSTDTFLPRNPSWNSLVYLEDIKAIIRNSSM; encoded by the exons atggaaaCGACGAGcttaggaggaggaggaggaggaagaggaattCCGGGGGAGGATCCAAAGATAGTGTGGAACGAGGCCCAGCGGAGGTTCGAGACGGAGGATAAGAAGGCGTATTTAGAGTACgtggtgagagagagagagagggaggaggATGGTAAAGGTAAAGTAGTGATGGAGTTGCTCCACACCTTCGTCCCTCCTTCCAAGAGAGGCTTGGGTCTGGCTTCTCACCTCTGTGTTGCTGCCTTCAATCACGCCAAATCCCGCTCCCTTGCCATCATCCCCACTTGCACTTACATCTCCGTCAGtatctcttctcttctcttctccacT GACACTTTTCTTCCAAGGAACCCTTCTTGGAATTCTCTCGTGTATTTGGAAGATATCAAAGCAATTATCAGGAACAGTAGTATGTGA